CAAACGGCAGCTCTGGAAATGAAAAGGCTCACCGTTATGGGTCAGCAGTCCGTCGTCACCGTGAATGGAGGCCCAGTACTCGCGTCTTGGGCCTGGATTGGGCCCAGCAGTGCGCGGGTGTTGCATTGTGAGGATCGAGGTGGGGAAATCAATCAGCAAGCATCTTCAACCGGGTcgatgtcctcctcctccggtctGCTTGACTTCTTGTGATCTTATAGTCCATTGGTTGGAGTCCTACGAAAGAGCATAAATGGATGTCCATACCTTATAGTGGCCACCAGATACTTCTTCGACCCATTCTTCCTCCTCAACTTACAGTCATTATCCTTAGTGCCCGTGCTCctatttcaaaaagaaaaagaaaaaaaattccagaCATATTGATGTTGTTCGTAGAAAGAATCGGTAATCGTAACTTAAAAAAGagaggggtgaattaggcactTATGGCTTCCACTAGTTGCATCAAAATATAAACTAAATCATGCTATCTAAATGTGCAATCTACGGTTGATCTAGTATGAAACtctcatcccaaaataagttttgcaacctatagccaaACTTATAAAGATACTATTAtaggaaagtaaaggcacacaagttgcaagtatgaaattcGAAAACGTAAGAAGtggatgaggggaagcaaactcctgacacaaggatttatcccgtggtatcagtaggcactaagccaccactagtccacgttgttgaagcactcacacaagagtattacTTCCTGGTCACCAAATCTCTCCCAATAtgccccttgacttgccacaaaggctcgacTACTAAGGCTCATGCCAAGTCCCTCAGTCACTTTGATGCCTTcttcactaaggagcttctccacgaaggaagggggtctccatgTCCCCCACACAGTGagaggtcgtcgacgccgctctACACCAAGCTGGAgagtcgaagacttgccggtgAGCCATCAAGGCTCCAAGACAGTGGCACATCTCTTGTACAACGGTGGTTCACTCTATGCACTCACTCTTTTTTAGGCCTATCCTACAACTAACCATTCTTCTAAGCTTGTACTAAGCCCTTCatggatcacttaagcacttttggtggcatgcATGGATGTGTTCATGATGAGTCTTGGTGTTCAATGCATCCCTGGATACttcagcaactccaaatgggcgagtggtggGGGTATAAAAAGCCCCAATagctcaaagagccgttgctccaacggctagtgaaaaaggataccatcggatgttccgatggtctatttttAGCCTGCATCGGAatatccggtgcaactagcagTTGGCTCCCCACACACAAGTTCCTCAGGAATTCGATGaccccatcggatcatccggtgccacTGTTCACGTCATTGCTCCAACGCTTTCTCCAATGGTCCTGTCGGATCATCCAATGCTGAAGAATTTTTGCCTaaaacctctctggaacttctcaaagaaaatatgcttcgtccgacAGTCAACTCCATAGGGCATCGAAACATCTGGTGCTATAGGgtttcctctgcctcctcaGCGAATTGCTCCGATGCTTGTAAAATTACCTCCATCAGATCATCCGCCATATTTTTCCCGTTATACCAATTGCTCTGATGGTTGCTCCGACACTTTTCAGGTGGGGCATCGGAGCATCCGATGGTGCATTTTTTATTCCAATTTGTCCAATGCAAGCACGCCAAAAATATTGTCACTTGGATGGCCATGTTCGCTACATTCAGCCTTGCTTTAGTGGAGCAGGAATCAGTGAAATCGTCTTCAGCTTCAATGCCACCCGAGGTTCAGTCTTTACTCTGTCTGATTCGCTGATTTGTTAATTTCTTTTAGGGAGACTAATCGGTACCAGAAATTGGGCCATATCGCGCCTGCGAAAATCTCAGCTACTAGCAGCAATTAGATGCCCCCTATAGATCATCCAAGAAGAGCCTtatatagtaaaaaaaaaaaggctaatAAGAAATAACAAATGCGATAGTTTTAGTCGATCGACTATGAATTATAAAATAGGATATCCATTACAGATACAGAATCATGGCTTATATCACCATGGTTATCAGGTCCACACACATATAATACATAGCCCAACAAAACACATATGCATGCAAAACAAGGCCTGCTATATGATCTATGCAGTCCAGCATGCTTTATTCATGTTTTCAGTGCTAGAAAGCAATATACACATCAGATGCTGTATTATTAATAGAGATGTGTAAGGACCATGGACGCTGCAGCTGGTCCACGCCATTTCGTTTCAGCATACGCATGCATACTGTATGCATGACGAAGTAATCTCCCTCAACCACAGATATAAAGATTCATGCATGCTGCCCATAGGAGGAGCTGCCAGCAGAACTGGGTCCCTGCGGATCGATGTACACTTCCTGTTGTGTAGAAACTGAAGTATTTTCCAGTGAGTTAAGGTCTGGGAGTGACTTGCCATGCTCCAGGACAGCCATTACTTGCTCCATGCTAGGCCGCTTCTTACTATCATCGGGGTAGGAGCACCAGAGCCCTAGGGTGATAACATTCTCCATTTCACTTCTATGGAACTTGCCCTGTAATTTGTCATCAGCAGCCTGGAGGATAGATCTGTTGGTGTACTGCTTCCAAACTGTTTCCCTGACCATATCTTTTTTGCAAGCGATATCAAGCAGGACGATGCCGAAGCTGTAGACATCAGAGCTACGGCTAAACTCGACCTTCCCGAAGGGTTTCTTGCACTGTGGATCTAGGTAAGCCTCGGTTCCTATAGGGACCGTCAGGAGCTTTGAACTGTCAGAGTCAACGATCCTCGACAGGCCGAAGTCAGCGAGTTTGGCATTGAAGTTGTCATCCAGAAGTATATTGCCCGGCTTGATATCTCTGTGCAAGATGAATGGGTCGCACTCGTGGTGGAGGTAAAGAAGAGCATATGCTATGTCTTTCACTATCTTGTATCTGATTATAgataggaaaaaataaaaatcttcAATATCTTGTTGGATCTCAAATGTATAGTATTGCATGCTCAATTAAAGAACATGTAGGTATATATGTAAAGTACCTTGTTTCCCATGGTAGTATTATTTCGTCTTTGTGTAGGTGGTCGTGCAGGCTTCCCTTAGGCACCAATTCATAGACAAGGAAGAGCTCATTGTTTTTGTTCTTCCAACACCAACACATGAACTCAACAAAGTTCCAGCTGTTTCCACTGCACCAACCAACGAGTTTGACAAGATTCTTGTGCTTTACTGAAGTGATGGCATTGAGTTCGTCATAAAAATTCTTGGTGTCTGGTTCCGGCATAGCATGGGACTTATTCAGGATCTTCTTTACTGCTACTTCACATCCCGATTTCTTCAGGTACCCTCTATAGACCACCCCAAAGAAACCTTTTCCAAGTTTCCTCTCATCAGAGAAATTGTCTGTCGCGGCTGCCAAATCACTATACTCGAACTGAGTAGGCCCCTGCTGCTTCCCCTGCTTCTTAAAATCACGGTGTCTGTTTGTCCACTTCCAATAGGAGAGGATAAACCATGCCACGAACACCAATAGCACCACAGATAGTAGTGCTCCTACAATAATCTTTGCTATCGTGATGTCCTGACCTGTCAACGGGCATACAGTATATATGCATTATATGTGGCACATGGATGCATTCATGTATCTGATTAGGACGACAAAAGCACAACACAGTACTACATAGCCCATGAACATTATTGATAACCCATAAAAGTCAAAACTATTGGTCATCAACTGTTCAATATTGAGTTATATTTTCTTGTTTAATAACCTGTGGAGTAAAAAATTAGTTTCCAAGGTTAAAAGGTTATATCAGGGGAAACACATGATACAATGGAAGTACCAAATTTGTTTACTATTAATTGAATAATCCAATAGATTATTGATTATAATTCAAGTAAATGGAATATCATTGGTCCCAATATTATTTTACATTTTTAGATGAAGGAAGCATTACTTCCGGTTTCAGCAGCGACTGAGGATGCATACAACGATTAAACTCCATAGACATCTAAATAGGTACACACCAGGTTCGAACCCTAATAGGTGGACTCCTAATTTTATATagatttttacatacatatgtGTACATTTGATTACATACATCCAATGCAACCAAAGGTTCATTGTGTAAAAAGAATCTAAACAAGTTTCTCTAGCTACTTGTAACTATATGTGTACTCATTAATTACAACTTTATGTAGTTATAACTAAAACATAATAATCAAGCACATGGATGATAGTCATATTGTAATTACAGTGGAACATATTAGTATACCTATGTACACATACATTATAAGCTTCAGTTATGCATATACATGGATGAAGTCGAACGTGTTGATGTAGATGTTGCAGAATCAGCAAGCGGTCGCGTGTAGATGCTGCCCAAAAACCTGATTGCCTCCCGTGCAAGAGTCTCGCGGCAGTGGTTTCGAAGATCCCGCTTTCCTTCAAGTCCGGTGCACGTCAAATTCAAAGGTCGACGAGGCGCAGCAGTAAGAGGTTCAGCATAGCAAAAATGGAGTGCGCGAGTGGAGAGACGAGCATGTGACAGCCTGCCTTACAACCAGGATGTCTCCTTCCCCTCGTCAAGCAGTAGAAACTGCTacaagtcatgcgatttttcacgtgaaaatATAAGCGGGCTGCGCGTGTGTGTAACAACAATCTTCTTCTCTCTCATATGCATCTATTTTGCATAGAGAGGAGACTCCCATATTTAATCAAGGCAACCTCTCCTtgaattagcaatatgggactaaaagttgtgcatgctttggaattttcagattaGGCCACACACATGGCTTAAATCCAACAAAAAACCACTATGTTCACTTTTGTTGTGCCTCAAATGCAATTTATGATCAGTGCAAATGGATCACTGAGACAGATggttatttttcctttttttttctttctttctttttttttttgaaacgagcaggcaggagagctgccacTTTATTAATAAAGGGGAATGCTCGAAAGGCGAAACAGACTAGAAAACTTTACATGCTGCACACTGCAAGCTTAGCTCGCGGACTGAAGAGATAAAAGGAACATACACCCCTATATACACTCAACTGCGCCTTGCGGCGTCAAGAAACCGCTCCAGGTGCATAGCACCTGC
This genomic window from Setaria viridis chromosome 8, Setaria_viridis_v4.0, whole genome shotgun sequence contains:
- the LOC117834568 gene encoding L-type lectin-domain containing receptor kinase IX.2-like encodes the protein MAPNLFSISKRKNRSLREAITDNAWVIDIDLQHQSFSVTHFIELQKLWNAASRLQLRLGVSDTIRWKLTADGHYNTNSAYQAQFFGSTNTNFEAIIWKPWAPPKCQDITIAKIIVGALLSVVLLVFVAWFILSYWKWTNRHRDFKKQGKQQGPTQFEYSDLAAATDNFSDERKLGKGFFGVVYRGYLKKSGCEVAVKKILNKSHAMPEPDTKNFYDELNAITSVKHKNLVKLVGWCSGNSWNFVEFMCWCWKNKNNELFLVYELVPKGSLHDHLHKDEIILPWETRYKIVKDIAYALLYLHHECDPFILHRDIKPGNILLDDNFNAKLADFGLSRIVDSDSSKLLTVPIGTEAYLDPQCKKPFGKVEFSRSSDVYSFGIVLLDIACKKDMVRETVWKQYTNRSILQAADDKLQGKFHRSEMENVITLGLWCSYPDDSKKRPSMEQVMAVLEHGKSLPDLNSLENTSVSTQQEVYIDPQGPSSAGSSSYGQHA